Within Cellulophaga sp. L1A9, the genomic segment AGTACTCTTACAAGCTAACTTAGATTATTTAATATTTAATTTTCCTGCAAAAGTGGCACCTCACATGGGGGGGGGGGTGGCCTTAATTGTAATTTTAATATTCTTAGTTCATTCTAGTGAAGAATGGACGTTTATTTATTTCCTATTCTTTTCCATCTCTTGTATTGCCTTTGTTTTCTTTGCCGTATACTTATTTACCATGCCAAAAAAAGAACAAATACTTAACCGCAAAGATGGTCTAATTACATTTACGGGTTTTTATTGGCAGCCTAACGTTACTATGGCGTTTACAAATGCGATATTCTCCTACAGTACGGGCGGTGAAGATGCAACAGGGTCATTTATGCTGCAGGTAATCAGACCGACAAAGGGCTATACATTTGAACTTTTTGGAGCGGGAGGAGGAGATTGTTATGATGATATATCCTTTATAACCTGGTATATGGACAAAAACCGCCCTTTACCTCCTGGAGATGCCTTTGATGAATATAGGTTACAAGATTTTGAACGTAGAAAAGCAGAGGGTTTTCCTAAGCCGCTATATCCTAGCAACATAAAAACACCAGAAGCTACAAAAGAACAACAAGAAGAACGCGAGAAAATTGGAGGTTGGTAAATGGGAAAACATCAAGAACACAGAATTTTAAAAAACCCAAGAAGTATTCAAAAAAAGAATGTAAAACCTAGTAAAGGAGCACTAATAATAACTTCAACTGATGAATTTTTTATTGAATCTAGAAAAGAAGCTTTAATAGTTAGTATTATTCTAGGTACTGTTTTCTTTCTATCAGGGTTATGGATTTTAAGTCATTTTAATCATGTTGATATTGTTGTACTTTTTTTAGGGTTATATCCTATTATAGGATTACTTATGCTAATTAAAGGTGTTTTCACACCAAAAAGATATTCAAATTTAAGTTTTGATCGGCTTAATGGTATTATCTCTTATCCTGCCACATTCTTCGGAAAACCATTAGAAGGCCCTTTTAATGAATTAAAAGTAGTATTTGCAGTGAGTGGCGATATTGATGGATATTCACCACAAGAGTATTTAAAAGTAGTTAATACTTTTAGACCTAAAAAGTTAGATCTATTAAAGACCATTTCCTATGAAAACCCTCAAGAAGAATGGAGTTTATATGTTTGGTACATGGATAAAAACCGCCCTTTACCTCCAGGCGATGCATTTGATGAATATAGGTTACAAGATTTTGAGCGTAGAAAAGCAGAAGGTTTCCCACGTCCACTCTACCCTAGCAATATACCTACTCCAGAAGCTACAAAAGAACAACAAGAAGAACGCGAGAAAATTGGAGGTTGGTAATAGAAAAGAAATTATTACACTTAATTTGGTTTGATAGGAAGAGAATTAAAGGAACCAAAAACATGGAAGTAGAAGATTATAAGCGAAAAATAACCCATACAGATTATGGCAAAGGAGAATCTGGTTTACAGCAATATGCCCATGGGGTGGACAAAGTGATTACTGAGAAGGATTTTTTCAAAATAAGCAAAGAACTACTAGAAAATGAAAAGAAAACCGATGCAAATGATAAATATTTAACAATTCCTACCTTTTCAAATAGCTTACCTTACATTGCGGGGGGGGTAGCTTTAGTTACTATATTTATATTTTTAATACATAATGACGAAGAATGGACATTTATTTATTTCCTCTTCTTTTCCATCTCCTGCATTGCTTTCGTTTTTTTTACTATCTATTTTTTTACGATGCCCAAAAAAGAAAAAATCCTTAACCGCGAAGATGGTCTAATCACTTTTACGGGCTTACTTTGGCAAAAAAACATTACTATGCCGTTTAAGAATGCAATATTTTGCTACAGTACAGGTGGCGAGGATGCTACAGGAGCATTTATGCTACAGATAATCAGGCCTACGAAAGGGTATACTTTTGAAGATTTTATGATAGGAGCTCAATCTTGTTATGAAGATATTTCGCTGATAACCTGGTACATGGATAAAAATCGCCCATTACCCCCAGGAGATGCCTTTGATGAATATAGGTTACAAGATTTTGAACGAAGAAAAGCAGAAGGTTTCCCACGTCCAGGCTACCCTAGCAATATTCCTACTCCAGAAGCTACACCCGAACAACAAGCAGAACGTGCTAAAATTGGTGGTTGGTAGTCTACTTTTAGGTCATATGGTATAAGAAGCAAAACCGCTTAAAACAAATAAAGCATATTTTCAATGCCAACAATTCCCCCTTTGAAGGGCGTGCCCGGAGGGCGGGGGATGTAAAAATCCGAAATACCATTCATAAACTTTAATATCTAATTCTAAGCAACAGCCGTAAAACACCCCAGCCTATCGGCTGTCCCCTCAAGGCGACATGTGGTAACGAAAAGCAGAAGTGAAAAAAATAACGTAATTTAATACGCTTAAATTCATACAAAAACAGAACTTATATATGCTGCTAAACTTACTATTGATTCTAACAAAAAGCTATTCTTTCCATATGCAAGAGGCGGAAACAACAATCGGTACATGGGCATAAAAATTACGCCAAAATCCCAAGGACTTACCTTTATTAATACTAGTGAAAGTAAAAAAGTAAAAAATCTTCCCTTAAGCGAACTACGTAAATATAAAACATGGCAAAACTAAACTCAAGTTTAAAAAGAGAAATTACGCATTCTTCTTACCCAAAAAAACGTAAAAAGAACGAATTTTGGGCAGGTTATTTAGCTTTAAGCATCCAAGAATATCCACTACCTTCAAATGACATAAATAAAAATTTTATAGCTACTGATGAGTTCATTCGTCGAAAAAATTCAAAATTAGCGGGACCGTTAATTTTTGGAATATCCTCTTTAATCTTTGTAATACGTTCTGTACTGATTTTTTTTTCTGATTTTGAATGGACTATTTATGAAAGTATAACATTTATTTTAAGTTTAAGCGTAATGATTTTATCAGCAGCTTATTATCTGACTGTTCCTGAAAAACAAATTATTTTAGATCGCAAAAATGGGTTAGTATCTTTCCCTGCATTCAGTTACGGGAAACCATACACTATGAAGATAATAAATATTAGAGTAGGATATGGTGGAGGAGCTAGTGGCTCTCCAAATCGAGATAAATTTATTATAATCAAACCTAACAAATTAGAAAATGGATATACACCTTCTTTAGGTGGAAATTACAATCAAGAACTTTCATTTATATTGTGGTATACAGATAAAAACAGACCCTTACCGCTAGGCGATGCATTTGATGATTACCGTAAAAAAGAGTATAAACGCAGAAAAGAAGAAGGATTTCCCCCTCCGCTATTCCGGACCTATGTTCCTACAGATGAATTTAAAGACAAATGGCAAATAGAACGTGAAAAACATTGGAAAGATATTATTTCAACGAACCAAAATGGAGATGTTACACATCAATTATGGCAATCAGCCGAAAACATTGCCTTGCATGGGGAATGGAAAGAAGTTGTGCCCCAGTAAATTTAAAGCGCTAGAGTAACTCCTTACACTTTACATTTTATTCCACAAATGAATTGCAAATTTGAACGTCCAATCCAAATTAAATAGACTTAAACCTAAAGAGTAAAAAAACAATAGAATTTACACTATATTTAGCCTAACAATAAATAAATCAACCATAAATGAAAATAGTTAAACGTAAAATCATGACACCATTACTATTGTCACTAATAGTACTAGGCACCTATTCTTGCGGTGAATCAAAACCTAAAGGATGGTCTGATAAAGAAAAAACTGAATTTGTTTCTAGTTGTGCTAAGGCCAATAATGGGGTCGTTTCTGATGAAAAAGCTAAAGAACTTTGTACGTGTATGCTACATAAAATGGTAGAACAATATCCTACAATGGTAGCATCTCAAAGCATGAGTGTTGATGAAATTAAAGCAATGGCACTTTCGTGTAACTAACCCTCCAATGATCATGACGGCTACCCTAAAATTTATAATAACCACATTACTTTTAATAGGCATCACACTACCCTTAGCGGCCCAAGAAATAGATCCTACATGGATAGAGGCCGAAGCTACCATAACAGAAATTCATAAAAGTATTGGGCGCAGAGGTAGAACAAACGCTTTTGCAGATGTGACCTTTACCACAAAAAAAGAAGAAGCCATCCAGACCAGAGTAGAAATATTAGCCATCCCCATTTATGGCTCCGTAAAATCTACTGGTGATATCATTACGATTTATTACAATCCAGAAACCCCACAGGTGGCGAGATCAAAAAACATATCCTTCTTTAATACGTATGGCATATATGTCTTAATTGCGCTAGGTATAATTC encodes:
- a CDS encoding DUF3592 domain-containing protein, with the translated sequence MKLKQWHFRVTNPPMIMTATLKFIITTLLLIGITLPLAAQEIDPTWIEAEATITEIHKSIGRRGRTNAFADVTFTTKKEEAIQTRVEILAIPIYGSVKSTGDIITIYYNPETPQVARSKNISFFNTYGIYVLIALGIILSTARILKMRKKSISA